In Silene latifolia isolate original U9 population chromosome 3, ASM4854445v1, whole genome shotgun sequence, a single window of DNA contains:
- the LOC141648045 gene encoding protein MLN51 homolog isoform X1: protein MAGEEDNTDYESDPDEVKMSLKMRRREASDDEEHDDDVEEINDDILHRTIGAVDSGGESDGQGAADDYEYEEEYYDDEYDEDSEVEEREINGGKMVEETVLAKEVSEVEVKVKEEEEEEKEKVEVAEVEAEAAGDEAAEKVVVEPFAVPTSGAFYMHDDRFRDMADGRNRRTFGGKKLWESKDERKWGHDKFEELHVQDRRYEEGKRSFKGPYRGRGKARGASSGNGRGNRVKQFSENSYQNAAPKDVRGRGPRKYQPVMKNNGETTRPPQYQQSARSFDKSSRTGSGRMVTSTGSSNVEYEVAPAKKVGSNLSSESPPFYPSGASTTDVASTQKKEMHSGNYNRNIRPSADPNFPTPVSNPLSRGKSVVNSKGFDRLHIDDSAPASSKTPKNMDLRYSSSSQMDSNQSSHHRGQGRVVAPSKSAVFQPRQTNNQVNRLSPQASEANKLTPVQTQGQSPLQTPGQKLVQRPLVTSQSSSPPKAEGKGAVQGTGRGSVVYSGAQVMGPDGNVGAGHGDSNIPAFFPVMQFGGQHPDRMASVGMAFPGYVPPNGLGNSEMTWLPMLASAAGALGATYCPPYLAIDGNYHPRPTGQTSALPAPSKDNIMAIPGDEMKFQHTSEVANDELSHRQNKPRRYSEMNFRQ from the exons ATGGCGGGAGAAGAAGACAACACGGATTACGAGAGTGATCCAGATGAGGTTAAGATGTCGCTTAAGATGCGTCGTAGAGAAGCCAGCGACGACGAAGAACATGACGATGATGTCGAAGAAATCAACGATGATATTCTTCATCGGACTATTGGAGCCGTCGATTCCGGCGGAGAATCCGACGGTCAGGGAGCTGCTGATGATTACGAGTACGAAGAGGAATACTATGATGATGAGTATGATGAGGATAGTgaagttgaagagagagaaaTTAATGGAGGAAAGATGGTGGAGGAGACGGTTTTGGCGAAGGAGGTAAGCGAGGTGGAAGTAAAAGtgaaagaggaggaggaggaggagaaggagaaagTAGAAGTGGCGGAGGTGGAGGCAGAAGCGGCGGGGGATGAGGCGGCGGAGAAGGTGGTGGTTGAGCCGTTTGCGGTGCCAACTTCTGGAGCGTTTTATATGCATGATGACCGGTTTCGAGATATGGCCGATGGAAGGAACAG GCGAACCTTTGGTGGAAAAAAACTGTGGGAATCAAAAGATGAGAGGAAATGGGGCCATGACAAATTTGAGGAGTTACATGTGCAAGATCGTCGTTATGAGGAG GGGAAGAGATCTTTTAAAGGACCCTATCGAGGTCGTGGGAAAGCAAGGGGTGCCAGTAGTGGTAATGGTCGAGGAAACCGGGTGAAACAATTTAGTGAGAATAGTTATCAGAATGCTGCACCAAAGGATGTGAGAGGTAGGGGTCCAAGAAAATATCAACCCGTGATGAAGAATAACGGTGAAACAACGCGGCCACCACAATATCAACA GTCAGCGAGATCGTTTGATAAAAGTTCGCGTACTGGTTCTGGGAGAATGGTTACGTCAACAGGGAGTTCAAATGTGGAGTATGAAGTGGCTCCTGCTAAGAAAGTGGGTTCTAACTTAAGCTCTGAGTCACCTCCTTTTTATCCATCGGGTGCTTCCACCACGGACGTTGCTTCGACCCAGAAAAAGGAGATGCACAGTGGAAATTATAACAGGAACATCCGTCCTTCTGCGGATCCTAATTTTCCGACGCCTGTCTCTAATCCATTGTCTAGAGGGAAGAGTGTTGTCAATTCTAAGGGTTTTGATAGATTGCACATTGACGATTCTGCTCCTGCCAGCTCTAAGACACCTAAGAATATGGATTTGCGTTATTCTTCCTCTTCTCAAATGGATTCTAATCAGTCATCTCACCACAGAGGACAAGGAAGGGTTGTGGCACCCTCAAAAAGTGCTGTTTTTCAGCCACGTCAAACAAATAACCAAGTAAACAGACTTTCTCCTCAAGCAAGTGAAGCTAACAAACTAACCCCTGTTCAAACTCAAGGCCAATCTCCCTTGCAGACTCCTGGCCAAAAGCTAGTCCAGCGGCCTCTTGTTACTTCTCAAAGTTCTTCTCCTCCAAAAGCAG AAGGGAAAGGAGCTGTTCAGGGAACTGGTAGAGGTTCAGTCGTGTATAGTGGTGCGCAAGTCATGGGGCCTGATGGAAATGTAGGTGCCGGTCACGGCGACTCTAATATACCAGCCTTCTTCCcag TTATGCAATTCGGGGGCCAGCATCCTGATAGAATGGCTTCTGTTGGAATGGCGTTTCCTGGATATGTGCCGCCAAATGGTCTTGGAAATTCTGAAATGACATG GCTACCAATGCTAGCGAGTGCTGCAGGTGCTTTGGGGGCAACATACTGCCCACCTTATCTTGCCATTGATGGTAATTATCATCCTCGGCCTACAGGCCAAACATCTGCCTTGCCTGCTCCTAG CAAAGACAACATCATGGCTATACCCGGTGACGAAATGAAGTTCCAACATACATCTG AGGTTGCAAATGATGAGCTCAGTCATAGACAAAATAAGCCTCGCAG
- the LOC141648045 gene encoding protein MLN51 homolog isoform X2 — MAGEEDNTDYESDPDEVKMSLKMRRREASDDEEHDDDVEEINDDILHRTIGAVDSGGESDGQGAADDYEYEEEYYDDEYDEDSEVEEREINGGKMVEETVLAKEVSEVEVKVKEEEEEEKEKVEVAEVEAEAAGDEAAEKVVVEPFAVPTSGAFYMHDDRFRDMADGRNRRTFGGKKLWESKDERKWGHDKFEELHVQDRRYEEGKRSFKGPYRGRGKARGASSGNGRGNRVKQFSENSYQNAAPKDVRGRGPRKYQPVMKNNGETTRPPQYQQSARSFDKSSRTGSGRMVTSTGSSNVEYEVAPAKKVGSNLSSESPPFYPSGASTTDVASTQKKEMHSGNYNRNIRPSADPNFPTPVSNPLSRGKSVVNSKGFDRLHIDDSAPASSKTPKNMDLRYSSSSQMDSNQSSHHRGQGRVVAPSKSAVFQPRQTNNQVNRLSPQASEANKLTPVQTQGQSPLQTPGQKLVQRPLVTSQSSSPPKAGKGAVQGTGRGSVVYSGAQVMGPDGNVGAGHGDSNIPAFFPVMQFGGQHPDRMASVGMAFPGYVPPNGLGNSEMTWLPMLASAAGALGATYCPPYLAIDGNYHPRPTGQTSALPAPSKDNIMAIPGDEMKFQHTSEVANDELSHRQNKPRRYSEMNFRQ; from the exons ATGGCGGGAGAAGAAGACAACACGGATTACGAGAGTGATCCAGATGAGGTTAAGATGTCGCTTAAGATGCGTCGTAGAGAAGCCAGCGACGACGAAGAACATGACGATGATGTCGAAGAAATCAACGATGATATTCTTCATCGGACTATTGGAGCCGTCGATTCCGGCGGAGAATCCGACGGTCAGGGAGCTGCTGATGATTACGAGTACGAAGAGGAATACTATGATGATGAGTATGATGAGGATAGTgaagttgaagagagagaaaTTAATGGAGGAAAGATGGTGGAGGAGACGGTTTTGGCGAAGGAGGTAAGCGAGGTGGAAGTAAAAGtgaaagaggaggaggaggaggagaaggagaaagTAGAAGTGGCGGAGGTGGAGGCAGAAGCGGCGGGGGATGAGGCGGCGGAGAAGGTGGTGGTTGAGCCGTTTGCGGTGCCAACTTCTGGAGCGTTTTATATGCATGATGACCGGTTTCGAGATATGGCCGATGGAAGGAACAG GCGAACCTTTGGTGGAAAAAAACTGTGGGAATCAAAAGATGAGAGGAAATGGGGCCATGACAAATTTGAGGAGTTACATGTGCAAGATCGTCGTTATGAGGAG GGGAAGAGATCTTTTAAAGGACCCTATCGAGGTCGTGGGAAAGCAAGGGGTGCCAGTAGTGGTAATGGTCGAGGAAACCGGGTGAAACAATTTAGTGAGAATAGTTATCAGAATGCTGCACCAAAGGATGTGAGAGGTAGGGGTCCAAGAAAATATCAACCCGTGATGAAGAATAACGGTGAAACAACGCGGCCACCACAATATCAACA GTCAGCGAGATCGTTTGATAAAAGTTCGCGTACTGGTTCTGGGAGAATGGTTACGTCAACAGGGAGTTCAAATGTGGAGTATGAAGTGGCTCCTGCTAAGAAAGTGGGTTCTAACTTAAGCTCTGAGTCACCTCCTTTTTATCCATCGGGTGCTTCCACCACGGACGTTGCTTCGACCCAGAAAAAGGAGATGCACAGTGGAAATTATAACAGGAACATCCGTCCTTCTGCGGATCCTAATTTTCCGACGCCTGTCTCTAATCCATTGTCTAGAGGGAAGAGTGTTGTCAATTCTAAGGGTTTTGATAGATTGCACATTGACGATTCTGCTCCTGCCAGCTCTAAGACACCTAAGAATATGGATTTGCGTTATTCTTCCTCTTCTCAAATGGATTCTAATCAGTCATCTCACCACAGAGGACAAGGAAGGGTTGTGGCACCCTCAAAAAGTGCTGTTTTTCAGCCACGTCAAACAAATAACCAAGTAAACAGACTTTCTCCTCAAGCAAGTGAAGCTAACAAACTAACCCCTGTTCAAACTCAAGGCCAATCTCCCTTGCAGACTCCTGGCCAAAAGCTAGTCCAGCGGCCTCTTGTTACTTCTCAAAGTTCTTCTCCTCCAAAAGCAG GGAAAGGAGCTGTTCAGGGAACTGGTAGAGGTTCAGTCGTGTATAGTGGTGCGCAAGTCATGGGGCCTGATGGAAATGTAGGTGCCGGTCACGGCGACTCTAATATACCAGCCTTCTTCCcag TTATGCAATTCGGGGGCCAGCATCCTGATAGAATGGCTTCTGTTGGAATGGCGTTTCCTGGATATGTGCCGCCAAATGGTCTTGGAAATTCTGAAATGACATG GCTACCAATGCTAGCGAGTGCTGCAGGTGCTTTGGGGGCAACATACTGCCCACCTTATCTTGCCATTGATGGTAATTATCATCCTCGGCCTACAGGCCAAACATCTGCCTTGCCTGCTCCTAG CAAAGACAACATCATGGCTATACCCGGTGACGAAATGAAGTTCCAACATACATCTG AGGTTGCAAATGATGAGCTCAGTCATAGACAAAATAAGCCTCGCAG